A single genomic interval of Streptomyces sp. NBC_00663 harbors:
- a CDS encoding PH domain-containing protein, with protein MALFGNAHTIDPGQAASDFAKLLGAGEGVQAAYQLVRDVIMFTDRRLILVDKQGITGKKVEYHSVPYRSITHFAVETAGTFDLDAELKIWVSGQSVPIQKTFTKGVDIYEVQAILTQYVAR; from the coding sequence ATGGCGCTTTTCGGCAACGCGCACACCATCGACCCGGGCCAGGCGGCCTCGGACTTCGCCAAGCTGCTGGGCGCGGGTGAGGGCGTGCAGGCGGCGTACCAGCTGGTGCGCGACGTCATCATGTTCACCGACCGCCGGCTGATCCTGGTCGACAAGCAGGGCATCACCGGCAAGAAGGTCGAGTACCACTCCGTGCCGTACCGCAGCATCACGCACTTCGCGGTGGAGACGGCCGGCACCTTCGACCTCGACGCCGAGCTGAAGATCTGGGTCTCGGGCCAGTCGGTGCCGATCCAGAAGACGTTCACCAAGGGCGTCGACATCTACGAGGTGCAGGCGATCCTCACGCAGTACGTCGCGCGCTGA
- a CDS encoding methionine--tRNA ligase, translating into MTSYVVTSAPPNPNGDLHLGHLSGPFLGADILSRHLRQRGNDVRYVGYSDEHSCYVPRRAAEIGSTAYPTAKLFGDRMENTLSLGAMHHDWFTRPLTDSTHTEFVQRFFLELWNAGALKVEELPVFRCEPCDRYLYEAEVRGECQFCADPSDGIYCEACGLAQDPAGVANPKCTSCWQEPGLTTLRRIVFPLDDYRDRLQAYYAEAQSKAEWRPRLISYLEGLFERALPDTPISREADYGIPVPLEGWEGHILDTWFSGIFGYAAATARLSEAHGDKGEWERLWTNPDTRIINFIGFDCSFSHAVLWPALLLAQGTLTLPSQVVINEFYRLEGDKFSTSRGHAIWGGEFLRRVNADALRFHLALTGPEREQNNFSMKEFADTVSTVLAGGIERWTDTVLDLLSQDFQSTVPKTALSVTFLDEDRAELPDRIAAALGAETFSPQKAAAELAVVVDRAVDDLRQLSLVRAAGPREEYAARLVAHLELLAAVAVTSAPLMPGWSAHLAGQLGVPVDMTTQMPRWETMDSRLVPAGTQLPDAAPLFFHELS; encoded by the coding sequence ATGACCTCGTACGTCGTCACCAGCGCCCCGCCCAACCCCAACGGCGACCTCCACCTCGGCCACCTCTCCGGCCCGTTCCTCGGCGCCGACATCCTCAGCCGGCACCTCCGTCAGCGCGGCAACGACGTCCGTTACGTCGGCTACTCCGACGAGCACTCCTGCTACGTCCCGCGCCGCGCCGCCGAGATCGGCTCCACCGCGTACCCGACGGCGAAGCTGTTCGGCGACCGCATGGAGAACACGCTGTCGCTGGGCGCCATGCACCACGACTGGTTCACCCGGCCGCTGACCGACTCCACGCACACCGAGTTCGTCCAGCGCTTCTTCCTGGAGCTGTGGAATGCGGGCGCGCTGAAGGTCGAGGAGCTGCCCGTCTTCCGCTGCGAGCCCTGCGACCGCTATCTGTACGAGGCCGAGGTGCGCGGCGAGTGCCAGTTCTGCGCCGACCCCTCCGACGGCATCTACTGCGAGGCCTGCGGTCTCGCCCAGGACCCGGCCGGCGTCGCCAACCCCAAGTGCACGTCCTGCTGGCAGGAGCCGGGCCTGACCACCCTGCGCCGGATCGTCTTCCCGCTCGACGACTACCGCGACCGGCTCCAGGCCTACTACGCCGAGGCCCAGTCGAAGGCGGAATGGCGCCCGCGCCTGATCTCCTACCTGGAGGGCCTGTTCGAGCGGGCGCTCCCCGACACCCCGATCTCCCGTGAGGCCGACTACGGCATCCCGGTCCCGCTGGAGGGCTGGGAGGGCCACATCCTCGACACCTGGTTCAGCGGCATCTTCGGCTACGCCGCCGCCACCGCCCGCCTCTCGGAGGCACATGGGGACAAGGGCGAGTGGGAGCGCCTGTGGACGAACCCCGACACGAGGATCATCAACTTCATCGGCTTCGACTGCTCCTTCTCCCACGCCGTCCTGTGGCCGGCCCTCCTGCTCGCCCAGGGCACGCTGACGCTGCCCTCCCAGGTCGTGATCAACGAGTTCTACCGGCTGGAGGGCGACAAGTTCTCCACCAGCCGCGGCCACGCCATCTGGGGCGGCGAGTTCCTGCGCCGCGTCAACGCCGACGCGCTGCGCTTCCACCTCGCGCTGACCGGCCCCGAGCGCGAGCAGAACAACTTCTCCATGAAGGAGTTCGCCGACACCGTCAGCACCGTCCTCGCCGGCGGCATCGAGCGCTGGACGGACACCGTCCTGGACCTGCTCTCGCAGGACTTCCAGTCGACGGTCCCCAAGACGGCCCTGTCCGTGACCTTCCTCGACGAGGACCGCGCCGAACTGCCCGACCGCATCGCCGCCGCGCTCGGCGCGGAGACCTTCTCCCCGCAGAAGGCCGCCGCCGAACTGGCCGTGGTCGTCGACCGCGCCGTGGACGACCTGCGCCAGCTGTCCCTGGTCCGGGCCGCGGGCCCCCGCGAGGAGTACGCCGCCCGCCTCGTCGCCCACCTCGAACTCCTCGCGGCGGTCGCGGTCACCTCGGCCCCCCTGATGCCGGGCTGGTCCGCCCACCTCGCCGGACAGCTCGGCGTCCCGGTGGACATGACGACCCAGATGCCCCGCTGGGAGACCATGGACAGCCGCCTGGTCCCCGCCGGTACCCAACTCCCGGACGCCGCCCCGCTGTTCTTCCACGAGCTGTCATGA
- a CDS encoding FG-GAP repeat domain-containing protein codes for MGRHALRRGGLAAAVSSLAVAVAAASVVVLSEGGDSAEAAEAAGTTTVTLTDPSSTTPRTDRPYVDGDTGFLHRQTGRDGLLWTDFATGATVTVANADGVYTPGTGCTVIGSECRTAWYGVDADLVALPATANDAYATLWDPATATSKKVSWNGSLQNGQGYYRALAGDTIVTTNSLIDRVDGEWRTRKVTGDAVNIQSEGVLAADASGLLVQNSTYGALHYVDLASAVSTQAFESGTSDATYLMSADRVGWYYNGTAELHLKSRTDLTADEQVITLPAHPGALDGDPVLVGDWLLLPLSSSALGAKLIAVNITDPTQQRTLLESAGAYTLAAGDGTALVSGGTDATDWWVRRVSLAEDGTPALAKVSQAPALENAKTGIALSRGSLRVAESDRTTSVRELSTNGSTALKAYDATADASYNSMAVCPYADTSCAALWGNVDGEDVYLDTNGGTDEGESLGDDRLVAIGGHELDFGGRDGAIVDVSDGYAVYNSGGTSPVQYVGEFGQGERLRRSVRAAALNGSTLWSATTTAGRLTSYSIPLAKTLSTVTVPGLACVPSELQAAGRWVYWACGTDSAGVYDTKAGTTTAVTPGDVLLGDGFTVRHDHAAGTLVLTEAATGTTRTVASGLPDDGLSADRRYRWTVDEYAGLVAWFDEYERTHVATAGVTPSALTAFETQASSYVATGTKFEGRWLLSRPVSSWSVTFTSVQSGAKGKVTTSVKGAGAKAWVTTDWYGTTVTGDRFPNGAFTWTLKGTALGTSTEVTAATGKGFLQNGAAVRRDFVSPDGPDGRGDLLTLNSSGGLTFQSGTGTGTFGDKYTGTGWATSVKAIPFGDLSGDRCNDVLVRYSSGALRLYKPGCGKAVKPSTSYTTLASSGWTQYDVLTSPGDISGDGRPDLIARNSATGTVYLYKGTSTGKLSSRVKLYDNWKGYKKIVGAGDLNGDGIGDLLAQDKSNILYRYDGKGDGTFKSRVKLFSDWGGSYNVVVGVGDITDDGRADIVSRDTSGNLYRNSGDGKGSFGARTKIATGFGGYRSLS; via the coding sequence GTGGGCAGACACGCCCTGAGACGGGGCGGTCTCGCCGCTGCCGTCTCCTCACTCGCGGTCGCCGTCGCGGCCGCATCCGTGGTCGTCCTGTCGGAGGGCGGCGATTCCGCGGAGGCGGCCGAGGCCGCCGGCACCACCACGGTCACCCTGACCGACCCCAGCAGCACCACACCGCGCACCGACCGCCCGTACGTCGACGGCGACACCGGCTTCCTGCACCGGCAGACCGGCCGGGACGGGCTGCTGTGGACCGACTTCGCGACCGGTGCGACGGTCACGGTCGCGAACGCCGACGGCGTCTACACACCGGGCACCGGCTGCACCGTCATCGGCTCGGAGTGCCGTACGGCCTGGTACGGCGTGGACGCCGACCTCGTCGCCCTGCCGGCCACGGCGAACGACGCGTACGCCACCCTCTGGGACCCGGCGACGGCCACCTCGAAGAAGGTCAGCTGGAACGGCTCGCTCCAGAACGGCCAGGGCTACTACCGGGCGCTGGCCGGGGACACGATCGTCACCACCAACTCCCTGATCGACCGGGTCGACGGCGAGTGGCGCACCCGCAAGGTCACCGGGGACGCGGTGAACATCCAGTCCGAGGGCGTCCTCGCGGCCGACGCCTCCGGGCTGCTCGTGCAGAACAGCACCTACGGCGCGCTCCACTACGTCGACCTCGCGTCGGCCGTGAGCACCCAGGCCTTCGAGAGCGGCACCAGCGACGCGACGTACCTGATGAGCGCGGACCGTGTCGGCTGGTACTACAACGGCACCGCCGAACTGCACCTGAAGTCCCGCACCGACCTCACCGCCGACGAGCAGGTCATCACGCTGCCCGCCCATCCCGGCGCCCTCGACGGCGACCCGGTCCTGGTCGGCGACTGGCTGCTGCTGCCGCTGTCCTCCAGCGCGCTCGGCGCCAAGCTGATCGCGGTGAACATCACCGACCCCACCCAGCAGCGGACGCTGCTGGAGAGCGCCGGCGCGTACACGCTGGCCGCCGGTGACGGCACCGCACTGGTCAGCGGCGGCACCGACGCCACCGACTGGTGGGTGCGGCGGGTGAGCCTGGCCGAGGACGGCACACCCGCACTGGCGAAGGTGTCCCAGGCCCCGGCGCTGGAGAACGCCAAGACCGGCATCGCGCTCAGCCGCGGCAGTCTGCGCGTCGCCGAGTCCGACCGCACGACGTCCGTGCGCGAGCTCTCCACCAACGGCTCCACCGCGCTGAAGGCGTACGACGCGACCGCCGACGCCTCCTACAACTCCATGGCCGTCTGCCCGTACGCCGACACCAGCTGCGCGGCGCTGTGGGGGAACGTCGACGGCGAGGACGTCTACCTCGACACCAACGGCGGCACCGACGAGGGCGAGAGCCTGGGCGACGACCGGCTGGTCGCGATCGGCGGCCACGAACTGGACTTCGGCGGCCGGGACGGCGCGATCGTGGACGTCTCCGACGGCTACGCCGTCTACAACTCCGGCGGTACGTCGCCGGTGCAGTACGTCGGCGAGTTCGGCCAGGGCGAGAGGCTGAGGCGGTCCGTGCGGGCCGCCGCCCTGAACGGCTCCACGCTGTGGAGCGCCACCACCACCGCCGGCAGGCTCACCTCGTACAGCATCCCGCTGGCGAAGACGCTCTCCACGGTGACCGTGCCGGGCCTGGCCTGCGTGCCAAGCGAGCTCCAGGCGGCGGGCCGCTGGGTGTACTGGGCGTGCGGCACGGACTCGGCGGGCGTGTACGACACGAAGGCCGGTACGACGACCGCGGTCACCCCCGGTGACGTGCTCCTCGGCGACGGCTTCACGGTCCGCCACGACCACGCCGCGGGCACCCTGGTCCTTACCGAGGCGGCCACCGGCACCACCCGCACGGTCGCCTCCGGCCTGCCCGACGACGGCCTTTCCGCGGACCGGCGCTACCGCTGGACGGTCGACGAGTACGCGGGCCTGGTGGCCTGGTTCGACGAGTACGAGCGCACCCATGTCGCCACCGCGGGCGTCACCCCGTCCGCGCTGACGGCCTTCGAGACGCAGGCGAGCAGCTATGTGGCCACCGGCACGAAGTTCGAGGGACGGTGGCTGCTGTCCCGCCCGGTGAGCTCCTGGTCCGTGACCTTCACCTCCGTCCAGAGCGGCGCGAAGGGCAAGGTCACCACCTCCGTCAAGGGCGCCGGGGCCAAGGCATGGGTGACAACGGACTGGTACGGCACCACGGTGACCGGGGACCGTTTCCCCAACGGCGCCTTCACCTGGACCCTGAAGGGGACCGCCCTCGGCACCTCGACGGAGGTCACGGCGGCCACCGGCAAGGGCTTCCTTCAGAACGGCGCGGCGGTCCGCCGCGACTTCGTCAGCCCCGACGGCCCCGACGGCCGCGGCGATCTGCTCACCCTCAACTCCTCCGGCGGCCTGACCTTCCAGTCCGGCACCGGCACCGGCACGTTCGGCGACAAGTACACGGGCACCGGCTGGGCCACCTCCGTCAAGGCGATCCCGTTCGGCGACCTGAGCGGCGACCGCTGCAACGACGTTCTGGTCCGCTACAGCTCCGGCGCCCTGCGTCTGTACAAGCCGGGCTGCGGCAAGGCGGTCAAGCCGTCGACGTCGTACACGACGCTGGCGAGCAGCGGCTGGACCCAGTACGACGTCCTGACCTCGCCCGGCGACATCAGCGGTGACGGCCGCCCGGACCTGATCGCCCGCAACTCCGCCACCGGCACGGTCTACCTCTACAAGGGCACCAGCACCGGCAAGCTGTCGTCGCGCGTGAAGCTCTACGACAACTGGAAGGGCTACAAGAAGATCGTCGGCGCCGGTGACCTCAACGGTGACGGCATCGGCGACCTCCTCGCCCAGGACAAGTCCAACATCCTCTACCGCTACGACGGCAAGGGCGACGGCACGTTCAAGTCCCGGGTGAAGCTGTTCTCCGACTGGGGCGGCTCGTACAACGTCGTGGTCGGCGTCGGGGACATCACCGACGACGGCAGGGCCGACATCGTGTCGCGCGACACCAGCGGCAACCTGTACCGCAACAGCGGTGACGGCAAGGGGTCGTTCGGGGCGCGGACGAAGATCGCGACCGGCTTCGGCGGGTACAGGTCGCTGTCCTAG
- a CDS encoding cupin domain-containing protein has translation MSEQQSQQKKSYMHVFTAHEEDMVFEEPYNVSGRRIFPWPGAVEEPFWGGAWVDVAPGETSTAHNHDENEMFFITEGSGVMRIGAETRRVRAGETVFITPYQDHDLTNDGETRLRFVTIWWGGAEAVARERAKWASVFEIDDPSGPVNSRVVAGVSV, from the coding sequence ATGAGCGAGCAGCAGAGCCAGCAGAAGAAGAGCTACATGCACGTGTTCACCGCGCACGAGGAGGACATGGTCTTCGAGGAGCCGTACAACGTCAGCGGCCGGCGCATCTTCCCCTGGCCCGGCGCGGTCGAGGAGCCCTTCTGGGGCGGCGCCTGGGTGGACGTGGCGCCCGGCGAGACGTCCACCGCCCACAACCACGACGAGAACGAGATGTTCTTCATCACCGAGGGCAGCGGCGTCATGCGCATCGGTGCGGAGACGCGCCGGGTGCGGGCCGGGGAGACGGTGTTCATCACGCCGTACCAGGACCACGACCTGACCAACGACGGCGAGACCCGGCTGCGGTTCGTCACCATCTGGTGGGGCGGCGCCGAGGCGGTCGCCCGCGAAAGGGCCAAGTGGGCCTCGGTGTTCGAGATCGACGACCCGTCCGGCCCGGTCAACTCCCGTGTGGTGGCAGGGGTGTCCGTCTGA
- a CDS encoding rhodanese-like domain-containing protein: MTTTATTAPSKVLRVPAADPAEALAHFRGRLSFEADASDVHADIESGAKGFVLIDTRSTEAWEQGHIPGAVHLPTDDIAERAAELVPAGAMVVTYCWGPGCNGATRAAYAFAGLGHPVKEMLGGFEYWSREGFEVEDAAGVRKQAIDPLTAPVSGIACAC, encoded by the coding sequence ATGACCACGACCGCCACCACCGCCCCCTCGAAGGTGCTGCGCGTTCCCGCCGCTGACCCCGCCGAGGCGCTCGCCCACTTCCGCGGCCGGCTGTCCTTCGAGGCCGACGCCTCCGACGTGCACGCCGACATCGAGTCCGGCGCGAAGGGGTTCGTGCTGATCGACACGCGCAGCACGGAGGCGTGGGAGCAGGGGCACATCCCGGGGGCCGTGCATCTGCCGACCGACGACATCGCCGAGCGGGCCGCCGAGCTGGTGCCGGCCGGGGCGATGGTCGTCACCTACTGCTGGGGGCCGGGGTGCAACGGGGCCACCCGTGCCGCGTACGCCTTCGCGGGCCTCGGTCATCCGGTCAAGGAGATGCTGGGCGGCTTCGAGTACTGGTCCCGTGAGGGCTTCGAGGTCGAGGACGCGGCCGGGGTCCGCAAGCAGGCGATCGACCCGCTGACGGCACCGGTCAGCGGCATCGCCTGCGCCTGCTGA
- a CDS encoding SidA/IucD/PvdA family monooxygenase has translation MSAYDVHDLVVAGFGPSGIALAAAVEDHDDAHGGVLSARYLEKAGDSAWQPNLVLPGTDIQHHFLRDFATPRDPRSRFGFPSYLHQTGRFYPFTLMGGYPSRLEWSDYVQWAAGQVRGRIDYHREVLSVEPVVGDDGRVRSARVVSRDPRDGSVHAVEGRNIALATGHVAYVPEVFQGALGERVFHASQLLPKLAALGSLDRVAVIGAGQTAGEIVLHLAGQHPGAHIHSLVRHAGFRMYELGHFSNEVYFPDETDYFYALGDEERERALNQARATNYAAVDPDVSTGLYQAVYQDGLTGRQRLHMHRRTDVREVALSGDTVQLHTEEVFTGERNVIETDAVIVCTGYREPAFPRQLEAFKPYLKLDAQGRPDVTRAYRAETGDDCEVGLYLDGLTEWRHGIGSATSFSQMAAKADTIHRDLRSRLRQPVAV, from the coding sequence ATGAGCGCATACGACGTCCATGACCTGGTCGTCGCCGGGTTCGGGCCCTCCGGGATCGCGCTCGCCGCCGCCGTCGAGGACCACGACGACGCCCACGGGGGTGTGCTCAGCGCCCGTTACCTGGAGAAGGCCGGCGACTCCGCCTGGCAGCCCAACCTCGTCCTGCCCGGCACCGACATCCAGCACCACTTCCTGCGCGACTTCGCCACGCCCCGCGACCCGCGCTCCCGCTTCGGGTTCCCGAGCTATCTGCACCAGACCGGCCGCTTCTACCCGTTCACGCTGATGGGGGGCTACCCGAGCCGCCTGGAGTGGTCGGACTACGTGCAGTGGGCGGCCGGGCAGGTGCGCGGCCGGATCGACTACCACCGTGAGGTGCTGTCGGTGGAGCCGGTGGTCGGCGACGACGGGCGGGTGCGCAGTGCCCGGGTGGTGTCCCGTGATCCTCGAGACGGTTCCGTGCACGCCGTCGAGGGGCGGAACATCGCCCTCGCCACCGGGCATGTGGCCTACGTCCCCGAAGTGTTCCAGGGCGCGCTCGGTGAACGCGTCTTCCACGCCTCCCAGTTGCTGCCCAAGCTCGCCGCCCTCGGCTCCCTGGACCGCGTCGCCGTCATCGGCGCCGGGCAGACCGCCGGTGAGATCGTGCTGCATCTGGCCGGGCAGCACCCCGGCGCCCACATCCACTCCCTGGTCCGGCACGCCGGCTTCCGGATGTACGAACTGGGCCACTTCAGCAACGAGGTGTACTTCCCCGACGAGACCGACTACTTCTACGCACTCGGCGACGAGGAGCGCGAGCGGGCCCTGAACCAGGCCCGGGCCACCAACTACGCCGCCGTCGACCCGGATGTCTCGACCGGGCTCTACCAGGCCGTCTACCAGGACGGGCTCACCGGGCGGCAGCGGCTGCACATGCACCGGCGGACGGATGTGCGTGAGGTCGCGCTGAGCGGGGACACGGTCCAGCTCCACACGGAAGAGGTCTTCACCGGGGAGCGGAACGTCATCGAGACCGATGCCGTCATCGTCTGCACCGGGTATCGCGAGCCCGCCTTCCCCCGCCAACTGGAGGCGTTCAAGCCCTACTTGAAGCTGGACGCGCAGGGCCGCCCGGACGTCACCCGGGCCTACCGCGCCGAGACCGGCGACGACTGCGAGGTGGGTCTCTACCTCGACGGCCTCACCGAGTGGCGGCACGGCATCGGCTCCGCCACCTCCTTCAGCCAGATGGCCGCCAAGGCCGACACCATCCACCGCGACCTGCGCAGCCGACTGCGCCAGCCCGTCGCCGTATGA
- the epsC gene encoding serine O-acetyltransferase EpsC, translating to MTTCEPKMRLRALLAEDIATVLAKDPAASSRAEVLLYPHIHALWTYRVAHRLWQRGHRFTARALSLLARAVSGIEIHPGARIGRRFFVDHGTAVVIGETVRIGDDVMLYHQVTLGSVGWWKDLRRPAGSRRHPVVGDRVIIGTGASVLGPVTVGSDSRVGAHAIVLDDLPPHSRVVAPTCEVLPALDTGAIEAAAPEPAPALDQLAS from the coding sequence ATGACCACATGTGAGCCCAAGATGCGACTGCGGGCGCTGCTCGCCGAGGACATCGCCACCGTCCTCGCCAAGGACCCCGCCGCCTCCTCCCGCGCCGAGGTGCTGCTCTACCCGCACATCCACGCCCTGTGGACGTACCGGGTCGCGCACCGCCTCTGGCAGCGCGGGCACCGCTTCACCGCCCGCGCCCTGTCGCTGCTGGCCCGCGCGGTGAGCGGCATCGAGATCCACCCGGGGGCGCGGATCGGCCGCCGCTTCTTCGTCGACCACGGCACCGCCGTCGTCATCGGCGAGACCGTCCGCATCGGCGACGACGTGATGCTCTACCACCAGGTGACGCTCGGCTCGGTCGGCTGGTGGAAGGACCTGCGCCGCCCGGCCGGGTCCCGCCGCCACCCCGTCGTCGGCGACCGCGTGATCATCGGCACCGGCGCCAGCGTGCTGGGCCCGGTCACCGTCGGCTCCGACTCCCGCGTCGGCGCCCACGCCATCGTCCTGGACGACCTCCCGCCGCACAGCCGCGTGGTGGCCCCGACCTGCGAGGTGCTCCCGGCACTCGACACCGGCGCCATCGAGGCAGCCGCCCCGGAGCCCGCTCCCGCCCTCGACCAGCTCGCTTCCTGA
- a CDS encoding helix-turn-helix transcriptional regulator — MLVSLGLTEQSDRLYRAILRRPDLAVADAAKELGVPEDVVREELEELTRLSLLTPAWRRDGRLRVVAPKAALDSLLAHQQAEIVERQRALAESQAAADALLTQYAELHPEEPEHEAERFLGVEAVRAKITELTADVRTEIISFHPGGPQPAAQFEASEPITTALLDRGVTVKGVYQDSIRNDQVSVEHARWLTERSGELRTVPALPMRMIILDRQKALVPIDPDDSSLGAVLLREPGAVAAFCALFDAVWDTATPFGEPARRSLDDPGSQPRELLRLLAQGYTDEAAARRLGISLRSERRLISELMEKLDAQSRFQLGQRAVENGLL, encoded by the coding sequence GTGCTGGTTTCTCTCGGACTGACCGAGCAGTCCGACCGTCTGTATCGCGCCATTCTCAGACGGCCGGATCTGGCCGTCGCGGATGCCGCCAAGGAACTCGGCGTCCCCGAGGACGTGGTGCGCGAGGAGCTGGAGGAACTGACCCGCCTCTCCCTGCTCACCCCCGCCTGGCGCCGGGACGGCCGGCTGCGGGTGGTCGCCCCCAAGGCGGCCCTCGACTCGCTCCTCGCCCACCAGCAGGCCGAGATCGTCGAGCGGCAGCGCGCCCTCGCCGAGAGCCAGGCCGCCGCCGACGCGCTGCTGACCCAGTACGCCGAGCTGCACCCCGAGGAGCCCGAGCACGAGGCGGAACGATTCCTCGGGGTCGAGGCGGTCCGCGCCAAGATCACCGAGCTGACCGCCGACGTCCGTACGGAGATCATCAGCTTCCACCCCGGCGGCCCTCAGCCCGCGGCCCAGTTCGAGGCCAGCGAGCCGATCACCACCGCACTCCTCGACCGCGGCGTCACGGTCAAGGGCGTCTATCAGGACTCCATCCGCAACGACCAGGTCAGCGTCGAACACGCCCGCTGGCTCACCGAGCGCAGCGGCGAGCTGCGCACCGTCCCCGCCCTGCCGATGCGGATGATCATCCTGGACCGGCAGAAGGCCCTGGTGCCGATCGACCCGGACGACAGCTCCCTCGGCGCGGTCCTGCTGCGCGAGCCCGGCGCGGTGGCCGCGTTCTGCGCCCTCTTCGACGCCGTGTGGGACACCGCCACCCCGTTCGGCGAACCGGCCCGCCGCAGCCTCGACGACCCCGGCTCCCAGCCCCGCGAACTGCTCCGTCTGCTCGCCCAGGGCTACACCGACGAGGCCGCCGCCCGCCGCCTCGGCATCTCCCTGCGCAGCGAACGGCGCCTGATCTCCGAGCTGATGGAGAAACTGGACGCGCAGAGCCGCTTCCAGCTGGGCCAGCGAGCCGTCGAGAACGGGCTGTTGTAG
- a CDS encoding NAD(P)/FAD-dependent oxidoreductase — translation MSPIVHAHADAVVVGGGVIGAAIAHQLALAGLGRIVLCDQGRVNAQGATSRSGGLLRLHHTSVADTRLAARSLPVFEQWADVIGGDCGYRRTGFVMIVGDNHAEDLRQNAAATTDAAGHRRVEIVDPGELKEIYPGLSTESIALAAYEPEGGYADPMMASGALLAAAYRLGVSPSEGIRAMKVLEHAGVVTGVLTSIGRIDAPLVVLAGGAWGSAPAEYLGVHIPVTARRIGLAQAELPGAGRRGSRASVPTCIDDTTGSYFRPDGLDRFYFGVPSKPDTELGRDVEPLTQAELEAAINAIAVRVPQAATAPLAGTRSGLDGYTPDKRPVVGAAGPDGLYLALGFSGGGFKMAPAVAELAAREIIDGGAVPGKAVQELLEPYRPQRFLAGRPVRPEAPYDHM, via the coding sequence ATGAGTCCCATCGTGCACGCGCACGCCGACGCCGTGGTCGTCGGCGGCGGGGTGATCGGCGCGGCCATCGCGCACCAGCTCGCGCTGGCCGGGCTCGGCCGGATCGTGCTGTGCGACCAGGGCCGGGTCAACGCCCAGGGCGCCACGTCCCGTTCGGGCGGGCTGCTGCGGCTGCACCACACGTCCGTCGCCGACACGCGGCTCGCCGCACGCTCCCTGCCCGTCTTCGAGCAGTGGGCGGACGTGATCGGCGGGGACTGCGGGTACCGGCGGACCGGGTTCGTGATGATCGTCGGCGACAACCACGCCGAGGACCTCAGGCAGAACGCCGCCGCCACGACGGACGCCGCCGGGCACCGGCGGGTCGAGATCGTCGACCCGGGCGAGCTGAAGGAGATCTATCCCGGGCTCAGCACCGAGAGCATCGCGCTGGCCGCCTACGAGCCCGAGGGCGGGTACGCCGACCCGATGATGGCCTCGGGGGCGCTGCTGGCCGCCGCCTACCGGCTCGGGGTCTCCCCGTCCGAGGGCATCCGGGCGATGAAGGTCCTGGAGCACGCCGGTGTCGTCACCGGGGTGCTGACCTCCATCGGGCGTATCGACGCCCCGCTGGTGGTGCTCGCGGGCGGTGCCTGGGGGTCCGCTCCCGCCGAGTACCTCGGCGTGCACATCCCGGTGACCGCCCGCCGGATCGGCCTCGCGCAGGCCGAGCTGCCGGGCGCGGGGCGGCGCGGCTCGCGGGCCTCGGTGCCGACCTGCATCGACGACACCACCGGCTCCTACTTCCGGCCCGACGGCCTGGACCGCTTCTACTTCGGCGTGCCCAGCAAGCCGGACACCGAGCTGGGCCGGGACGTGGAGCCGCTGACGCAGGCCGAGCTGGAGGCGGCGATCAACGCGATCGCGGTCCGTGTCCCGCAGGCCGCCACGGCTCCGCTGGCCGGCACACGGTCGGGCCTCGACGGCTACACGCCGGACAAGCGCCCGGTCGTGGGCGCCGCCGGGCCCGACGGGCTCTACCTCGCCCTCGGCTTCAGCGGCGGCGGCTTCAAGATGGCGCCCGCCGTCGCGGAGCTCGCCGCGCGGGAGATCATCGACGGCGGTGCCGTACCCGGCAAGGCGGTCCAGGAGCTCCTGGAGCCCTACCGGCCGCAGCGGTTCCTCGCGGGCCGGCCGGTCAGACCGGAGGCGCCGTATGACCACATGTGA